A window of Tautonia plasticadhaerens contains these coding sequences:
- a CDS encoding GntP family permease yields MHPVSTLLLAVGIVLLGILWLRLHAFLALLLAAFTVAALTPQSTLRAQAEAKLGAGDWTAEQAESFASSSPADRVAEGFGSTATGIGILIAMAAIVGKCLLDSGAADRIVRSAVLLVGQGRAALAFLASGFVLAIPVFFDTVFYLIMPLGKAMWMRTGKDYLLYVLSIVAGATMAHSLVPPTPGPLLVAGELGVDLLTMGLAGIVVGSAASLTGYAFARWLNRRMDIPLRESADLSIKDLESVIRRPDSELPPLWLSLAPIVLPFLLIAADAALTTHLDRLGEGAPVPSWASTLSPAFRTLGDKNVALSLAAAVALATLAARPGMGRSSLAEAVRSALAGGGVIILITSAGGAFGAAIRQGGVAETIERLAGGGSAMAVLPLAFLVSALVRTAQGSATVAMITAVGVLAPLAESGALGCHPVYLAMAIGCGSKPVAWMADSGFWVICQMSGLTEAEGLKTVTPMTAIMGVAGLAVTMLGAWLLPMA; encoded by the coding sequence ATGCATCCCGTCTCGACGCTCCTGCTGGCCGTCGGCATCGTGCTGCTGGGGATCCTCTGGCTCCGCCTGCACGCCTTCCTCGCGCTGCTGTTGGCCGCCTTCACCGTGGCGGCGTTGACGCCGCAATCCACCCTCCGGGCCCAGGCCGAGGCCAAGCTCGGCGCCGGGGACTGGACCGCCGAACAGGCCGAGTCGTTCGCCTCCTCGTCCCCGGCCGACCGCGTGGCCGAGGGGTTCGGCTCCACCGCCACGGGCATCGGCATCCTGATCGCGATGGCCGCTATCGTTGGCAAGTGCCTGCTCGACAGCGGCGCCGCCGACCGGATCGTCCGCTCGGCCGTCCTGCTGGTGGGGCAGGGGAGGGCGGCCCTGGCCTTCCTGGCCAGCGGGTTCGTGCTGGCCATCCCCGTCTTCTTCGACACGGTCTTCTATTTGATCATGCCCCTGGGCAAGGCCATGTGGATGAGGACCGGCAAGGACTACCTGCTCTACGTCCTCTCCATCGTCGCCGGGGCCACCATGGCGCACTCGCTCGTGCCCCCCACGCCGGGCCCGCTGCTGGTGGCCGGGGAACTCGGGGTCGACCTGCTGACGATGGGCCTGGCCGGGATCGTCGTCGGCTCGGCGGCCTCGCTGACCGGCTACGCCTTCGCCCGGTGGCTGAACCGACGCATGGACATCCCCCTTCGGGAGTCGGCCGACCTCTCGATCAAGGATCTCGAATCCGTCATCCGCCGCCCCGACTCGGAACTCCCCCCCCTCTGGCTCTCCCTGGCCCCGATCGTCCTCCCCTTTCTGCTGATCGCCGCCGACGCCGCCCTCACCACCCACCTCGATCGTCTCGGCGAGGGGGCCCCGGTCCCCTCCTGGGCCTCAACCCTCTCCCCGGCCTTCCGGACCCTGGGGGACAAGAACGTCGCCCTCTCCCTGGCCGCCGCCGTGGCCCTGGCCACGCTCGCCGCCCGCCCCGGCATGGGGCGATCCTCGCTGGCCGAGGCCGTCCGATCGGCCCTGGCCGGGGGCGGGGTGATCATCCTCATCACCTCCGCCGGGGGCGCCTTCGGCGCCGCCATCCGCCAGGGGGGCGTGGCCGAGACGATCGAGCGGCTCGCCGGGGGGGGCTCGGCGATGGCCGTCCTGCCGCTGGCCTTCCTCGTCTCGGCCCTGGTCCGCACGGCGCAGGGCTCGGCCACCGTGGCGATGATCACCGCCGTCGGCGTGCTCGCCCCCCTGGCCGAGTCCGGCGCCCTCGGCTGCCACCCGGTCTACCTGGCGATGGCGATCGGCTGCGGCTCCAAGCCCGTCGCCTGGATGGCCGACAGCGGCTTCTGGGTCATCTGCCAGATGTCCGGCCTCACCGAGGCCGAGGGCCTGAAGACCGTCACCCCCATGACCGCCATCATGGGCGTGGCCGGCCTCGCCGTGACGATGCTCGGCGCCTGGCTCCTGCCGATGGCCTGA
- a CDS encoding DUF6702 family protein, translating into MSRRQFIGALAVSGAFAALAGAGPGSGASAAHPFHVTIAEADYDAESGMLEVALRIYNPGDLEEALGRRLGERVDLERTEDVDEAILAYLEDSLVVERPDGERAALAWVGKEVTVKTAWLYLEIPLPDGPEGATFTNSLLFEVEPDQVNTMVFGRGKDRASLRFTRDDPTHTLRRRPAPGPDDGR; encoded by the coding sequence ATGAGCCGACGTCAATTCATCGGGGCGCTTGCGGTTTCGGGGGCGTTTGCGGCCCTCGCGGGAGCCGGCCCGGGATCCGGGGCGTCCGCCGCGCACCCGTTCCACGTCACGATCGCCGAGGCGGATTACGACGCCGAGTCCGGCATGCTGGAGGTCGCGCTGCGGATCTACAATCCCGGCGACCTGGAGGAGGCCCTCGGCCGGCGGCTGGGGGAGCGGGTCGACCTGGAGCGGACCGAGGACGTCGACGAGGCGATCCTGGCCTATTTGGAGGATTCGCTCGTCGTCGAGCGGCCCGACGGCGAGCGGGCGGCCCTGGCCTGGGTCGGCAAGGAGGTGACCGTCAAGACCGCCTGGCTGTACCTGGAGATTCCCCTGCCCGACGGCCCCGAGGGGGCGACCTTCACCAATTCCCTGCTCTTCGAGGTCGAGCCCGACCAGGTGAACACGATGGTCTTCGGCCGGGGCAAGGACCGCGCCTCGCTCCGGTTCACCCGGGACGACCCCACGCACACGCTCCGGAGACGGCCGGCGCCGGGGCCCGACGACGGGCGATGA
- a CDS encoding GntP family permease, translating to MEIHPLIILAVGIATVIGMILVLRLNAFIALITSAMLVSLMSPGPVASKIARVAEEFGKTAGGIGIVIALAAVIGACLMESGAADRIVRAFLRVLGEKRASTALMGSGFVLAIPVFFDTVFYLLVPLGRSLYRRTGTHYLKYVLAIGCGGAITHTLVPPTPGPLLMADLLGIDKGMMILVGTAVALPAAIAGLAFCGWADRRMPTPMRPISGMEEPTPPPDDALPPLGLSALPVLLPVLLISINTALSTYADAERAALVTASQVRDPAAIAAALDADAPEGSPASRLAPLVPELRLAESDPEAVAELLNARVLAPRGPGAALAEGDLSRKSEAQVEHLNRLVLEGLVPESALERHDWETARRRASDFASIVGDTNFALLLAAAVSLMLVVRQRGTGLEDLAKLVEHALMSAGVIILITSAGGAFGAMLREAGIGDVIQGAFGDDGSGGGASTGLVLMLVGFGVSAVLKVAQGSSTVAMITATGIMAALLPPGGSSALGYNMAYLATAIGSGSLIGSWMNDSGFWVFAKMSGLTEAEALKSWTPLLLVLGTVGLVVSLLLALALPLTSLG from the coding sequence ATGGAGATCCACCCGCTGATCATCCTGGCCGTGGGCATCGCCACGGTCATCGGGATGATCCTGGTCTTGCGCCTCAATGCGTTCATCGCCCTGATCACCTCGGCGATGCTCGTCAGCCTGATGTCCCCCGGGCCGGTCGCCTCGAAGATCGCCCGGGTGGCCGAGGAGTTCGGCAAGACGGCCGGCGGCATCGGCATCGTCATCGCCCTGGCGGCGGTCATCGGCGCCTGCCTGATGGAGAGCGGCGCCGCCGACCGGATCGTCCGCGCCTTCCTCCGGGTCCTGGGGGAGAAGCGGGCCTCGACCGCCCTGATGGGCAGCGGGTTCGTGCTGGCCATCCCCGTCTTCTTCGACACCGTCTTCTACCTGCTGGTGCCCCTGGGCCGCTCCCTCTACCGACGGACGGGGACGCATTACTTGAAGTACGTCCTGGCGATCGGCTGCGGCGGGGCGATCACCCACACGCTGGTCCCCCCCACGCCGGGGCCGCTGCTGATGGCCGACCTGCTGGGGATCGACAAGGGGATGATGATCCTCGTCGGCACCGCCGTGGCCCTGCCGGCGGCGATCGCCGGGCTGGCCTTCTGCGGCTGGGCCGACCGGAGGATGCCCACCCCCATGCGGCCGATCTCGGGCATGGAGGAGCCCACCCCACCCCCCGACGACGCCCTGCCCCCGCTGGGCCTCTCCGCCCTGCCGGTCCTGCTGCCGGTCCTGCTGATCTCGATCAACACCGCCCTCTCCACCTACGCCGACGCCGAGCGGGCCGCCCTCGTCACCGCCTCGCAGGTCCGGGACCCCGCCGCGATCGCCGCCGCCCTGGACGCCGACGCCCCCGAGGGCTCCCCCGCCTCCCGCCTCGCGCCGCTGGTCCCCGAGCTGAGGCTGGCCGAGTCCGATCCCGAGGCGGTCGCCGAGCTGCTCAACGCCCGGGTCCTCGCACCCCGAGGCCCCGGGGCCGCCCTGGCCGAGGGGGACCTCTCGCGCAAGAGCGAGGCCCAGGTCGAGCACCTCAACCGCCTGGTCCTGGAGGGCCTCGTCCCCGAGTCGGCCCTGGAACGCCACGACTGGGAGACCGCCCGGCGCCGGGCCTCCGACTTCGCCTCGATCGTCGGCGACACCAACTTCGCCCTGCTGCTGGCCGCCGCGGTCTCCCTGATGCTGGTCGTCCGCCAGCGCGGCACCGGCCTCGAAGACCTGGCGAAGCTGGTCGAGCACGCCCTGATGAGCGCCGGGGTGATCATCCTCATCACCTCCGCCGGCGGGGCCTTCGGCGCCATGCTCCGCGAGGCCGGCATCGGCGACGTGATCCAGGGGGCCTTCGGCGACGACGGCTCGGGGGGGGGTGCCTCGACGGGCCTGGTCCTCATGCTCGTCGGCTTCGGCGTCTCGGCCGTGTTGAAGGTGGCGCAGGGGTCGAGCACCGTGGCGATGATCACCGCCACCGGCATCATGGCCGCGCTGCTGCCCCCCGGGGGCTCCTCGGCCCTCGGCTACAACATGGCGTACCTCGCCACCGCCATCGGCAGCGGCTCGCTGATCGGCTCCTGGATGAACGACAGCGGCTTCTGGGTCTTCGCCAAGATGAGCGGCCTGACCGAGGCCGAGGCCCTCAAGAGCTGGACCCCGCTGCTGCTGGTCCTCGGCACCGTCGGACTAGTCGTCAGCCTGCTCCTGGCCCTGGCCCTGCCGCTCACCTCGCTGGGCTGA